A stretch of the Microcoleus sp. FACHB-672 genome encodes the following:
- the acsF gene encoding magnesium-protoporphyrin IX monomethyl ester (oxidative) cyclase codes for MVDSLKKPAFEELRPGVKVPSKETILTPRFYTTDFEEMAKMDISPNEDELLAILEEFRTDYNRHHFVRDAEFEQSWDHIDGETRQLFIEFLERSCTAEFSGFLLYKELGRRLKDKNPLLAECFNLMSRDEARHAGFLNKAMSDFNLSLDLGFLTKNHAYTFFKPKFIFYATYLSEKIGYWRYITIFRHLEAHPEHRIYPIFRFFENWCQDENRHGDFFDAIMRSQPHILNDWKAKLWCRFFLLSVFATMYLNDIQRSDFYAALGLDAREYDILVIQKTNETSARVFPVILDVDNPEFYQRLDICIQNNAKLSEIAKSDAPKIVKFCQKLPHYLSNAWQLVRLYFMKPIETAPMMEVVR; via the coding sequence ATGGTAGACTCCCTCAAAAAACCAGCCTTTGAAGAACTCCGGCCTGGGGTGAAAGTGCCCTCCAAGGAAACAATCCTGACGCCCCGGTTCTACACCACAGACTTTGAAGAGATGGCCAAGATGGACATCTCACCCAATGAAGATGAACTTCTCGCGATCCTTGAAGAATTTCGCACCGATTACAATCGCCATCATTTTGTGCGGGATGCGGAGTTTGAACAGTCTTGGGATCACATTGATGGTGAGACTCGCCAATTATTTATCGAATTCTTAGAGCGTTCTTGCACGGCTGAATTTTCTGGGTTCCTCCTCTACAAGGAATTGGGACGCCGGTTAAAGGACAAAAACCCACTTTTGGCAGAGTGCTTTAATTTAATGTCGCGAGATGAGGCGCGTCACGCCGGCTTCCTCAACAAAGCGATGTCAGACTTTAACCTGTCGCTAGATTTAGGTTTCCTCACCAAAAATCACGCCTATACCTTCTTCAAACCAAAGTTCATCTTCTACGCCACCTATCTATCTGAGAAAATCGGTTACTGGCGCTACATCACCATTTTCCGTCATTTAGAAGCACATCCAGAACACCGGATTTACCCGATTTTCCGCTTCTTTGAAAACTGGTGCCAAGATGAAAACCGGCACGGAGATTTCTTTGATGCCATCATGCGCTCTCAACCCCATATTTTGAATGATTGGAAAGCCAAGCTATGGTGCCGGTTCTTCCTGCTGTCAGTGTTTGCAACGATGTATCTTAACGACATCCAGCGGAGTGACTTCTACGCTGCACTGGGTTTAGACGCTCGTGAGTATGACATTCTTGTCATCCAAAAGACCAACGAAACCTCAGCACGCGTATTTCCAGTGATTTTGGATGTAGATAATCCAGAATTTTACCAGCGTCTTGATATTTGCATACAGAATAATGCTAAACTGTCAGAAATTGCTAAATCGGACGCGCCTAAGATTGTCAAGTTTTGCCAAAAACTGCCTCACTACCTCTCCAATGCCTGGCAGTTGGTACGGCTTTACTTTATGAAGCCGATTGAGACTGCTCCCATGATGGAGGTAGTTCGTTAG
- a CDS encoding PAS domain-containing protein, whose amino-acid sequence MNNINLQQPSETSCHPKSLEQLQAQVESLQQRLISSESRQHRLLDAIPQIAWRSKADGLVSYWNRRWQEYTGVEPGRALGLGFTRAIHPEDHDRVLSFHRQVLAKAHLTANCSSRFYETELRLLRADGTYHWFIAKAEPVFGENSQILEWVGTYTDIDSSKLSQEALGESEKRYQLMAENCTDLISRHTPAGVYLYASPASRTLLGYEPDELLGRDVHEFFHPEDKAALKRTQTDTLNQPSTYTLCYRIRRKDGNYIWFETSSRCVRHPERGTVEEIISVSRDVTECKQAEAEIHTLNRELDQLVRKQSVQLDAAKQLKEELIGREQVARSQVVAAQERFAIEQKRTESALYFLIEASTMLAASLDYETTLENLAELVVPYLGDWCAINIIDADDDSCRCVAVAHKDPSREPLVRELQRRYPADADGTYSYLKRLRCGETDQPWQISVGFDICDAKMEAIANDAEHLELLQALNFRSYMCLPIRFGKQTFGSILLVLSDRVRRYTQADMTLAEDLGRRAALALDKAQLYRQAQETSKNLSQVVLVLDEQQQQLRTLQRLTNLVNQRLADLPGLLQVMVDAVCDSIPSAQFCLIVLHNPSTGQLELTATAGMGTENLPMGKALATEDGLLSQVFSTGKCQLIRQENHSPTGGREHPAICWEKPKSHQTLGKPAAVYAVAIESAQAGRLGVLATGSWDDSGAFDLEMWQHLLVAVGEQAAIAINNAQLINILEEREELVAVQNHILARQNQELANQREQIQLQNLQLLEAARLKSQFLATMSHELRTPLNVIIGFAQLLLRQRPDPLTSNQTKMADRILNNGKNLLMLIDDILALSHIEAGLRGIKRETFDVVQLVRPTVEQFNKLAAEKKLTLDVYIDVQNRNLCTDRACLRQVLINLVSNAIKFTESGSIRVEVYEQPSDRVVITVEDTGIGIAETEIDHIFEAFRQVDQTLARRYPGTGLGLAITDSLVRLMNGTITVTSRLGEGSTFQVELPRKI is encoded by the coding sequence ATGAATAATATTAATCTTCAACAGCCATCGGAAACGAGCTGCCATCCTAAAAGCCTAGAACAACTTCAAGCTCAAGTCGAAAGCTTACAGCAGCGCCTTATCAGTAGCGAATCCCGACAACACCGGCTCTTAGACGCCATCCCCCAGATTGCTTGGCGGTCTAAAGCAGATGGCTTAGTTAGCTATTGGAATCGCCGGTGGCAGGAATATACAGGCGTGGAACCAGGACGGGCCTTGGGCTTGGGATTTACCAGGGCAATTCATCCAGAAGACCATGATCGCGTCCTCTCATTCCACCGGCAGGTTTTAGCGAAAGCTCATTTAACTGCCAACTGCTCTAGCCGCTTTTATGAAACGGAACTGCGCCTATTGCGGGCGGATGGCACCTATCACTGGTTTATCGCCAAAGCAGAGCCGGTGTTTGGGGAAAATAGCCAAATCTTAGAATGGGTGGGCACTTATACAGACATTGACAGTAGCAAGCTTTCACAAGAGGCTCTGGGCGAAAGTGAAAAGCGCTATCAGTTAATGGCTGAGAACTGTACTGACCTGATCTCCAGGCATACGCCAGCCGGTGTTTACCTCTACGCATCCCCAGCTAGCCGCACCTTGCTTGGTTATGAGCCGGATGAGCTGCTTGGACGGGACGTTCATGAGTTTTTCCACCCGGAAGATAAGGCAGCGCTCAAAAGAACCCAAACAGACACTCTCAATCAGCCTTCTACTTACACCTTATGCTACCGCATCCGTCGCAAGGATGGGAATTATATTTGGTTTGAGACGAGCAGCCGGTGTGTTCGCCATCCAGAGCGGGGGACCGTCGAAGAAATTATATCCGTTTCGCGAGACGTCACCGAGTGCAAACAAGCCGAGGCAGAAATTCACACCCTCAACCGAGAACTCGATCAACTGGTTCGCAAACAAAGCGTGCAACTCGATGCCGCCAAACAATTGAAAGAGGAACTGATCGGTCGCGAACAAGTGGCCCGATCTCAGGTGGTTGCGGCCCAAGAGCGATTTGCCATTGAGCAAAAGCGGACAGAATCGGCCCTGTATTTCCTGATTGAAGCGAGTACCATGCTGGCGGCATCGCTTGATTATGAAACAACTTTAGAAAATTTAGCTGAACTGGTTGTGCCTTACCTGGGCGACTGGTGCGCTATTAATATTATTGATGCTGACGACGACTCTTGTCGCTGTGTGGCAGTTGCTCACAAAGATCCGTCTCGTGAACCCCTAGTACGCGAGTTGCAGCGCCGTTACCCGGCAGATGCGGATGGGACTTACAGCTACCTCAAGCGGTTGCGCTGCGGTGAGACAGATCAGCCTTGGCAAATTTCTGTCGGGTTTGATATTTGTGACGCCAAGATGGAGGCGATCGCCAACGATGCGGAGCATTTGGAACTGTTACAAGCGTTGAATTTTAGATCCTATATGTGCTTGCCTATCCGGTTCGGCAAGCAAACTTTCGGCTCGATTTTGCTGGTTCTCTCCGACAGGGTGCGGCGCTACACGCAAGCGGATATGACTTTAGCTGAAGATTTAGGCCGGCGCGCGGCTTTGGCTTTAGATAAGGCGCAGCTTTACCGGCAGGCGCAGGAAACCAGCAAAAACCTGTCTCAGGTGGTTTTAGTTCTCGATGAACAGCAACAACAGTTGCGAACGCTGCAACGGCTAACAAATTTAGTTAACCAGCGTCTTGCAGATTTGCCAGGTTTGTTACAAGTCATGGTGGATGCGGTTTGTGACTCAATTCCCAGCGCACAGTTTTGTCTGATTGTGTTGCATAACCCTAGCACCGGCCAACTGGAACTAACTGCGACAGCCGGCATGGGAACGGAAAATCTGCCGATGGGAAAAGCCTTAGCGACAGAGGACGGTTTGCTCAGTCAAGTCTTTTCCACCGGCAAATGCCAATTAATCCGGCAAGAAAATCACTCCCCAACAGGCGGGCGAGAACACCCAGCTATTTGCTGGGAAAAACCCAAATCCCACCAAACACTCGGGAAACCGGCTGCTGTCTATGCAGTGGCGATTGAATCAGCGCAAGCGGGCCGGCTAGGTGTGCTGGCAACTGGCAGTTGGGACGATAGCGGTGCGTTTGATTTGGAAATGTGGCAGCACTTATTAGTTGCCGTGGGAGAACAGGCGGCCATTGCAATTAACAACGCCCAGCTCATTAATATTTTGGAGGAGCGAGAAGAACTCGTGGCGGTTCAAAATCACATCTTGGCCCGTCAAAACCAGGAACTCGCAAATCAGCGAGAACAAATTCAATTGCAAAACTTGCAGCTTCTTGAAGCAGCGCGGCTGAAATCGCAATTTTTAGCCACCATGTCTCATGAACTGCGGACTCCGCTTAATGTAATTATCGGTTTCGCTCAACTGCTGTTGCGCCAGCGCCCCGATCCGCTGACTTCTAACCAAACAAAGATGGCAGATCGCATTCTCAACAATGGCAAAAATTTGCTGATGCTGATTGATGATATTCTTGCCCTTTCGCACATTGAGGCCGGCCTTCGAGGTATCAAACGGGAAACGTTTGATGTCGTCCAGTTAGTCAGACCCACCGTCGAACAATTTAATAAGCTGGCGGCTGAAAAAAAATTGACGTTGGATGTTTACATTGATGTGCAAAATCGTAATTTGTGCACTGATCGAGCGTGTCTACGGCAGGTTTTAATCAATCTTGTCTCTAATGCAATTAAGTTTACCGAGTCTGGAAGTATACGGGTTGAGGTATACGAACAGCCATCTGATCGGGTAGTCATTACAGTTGAAGATACCGGCATCGGTATTGCGGAGACAGAGATTGATCACATTTTTGAAGCCTTCCGCCAAGTGGATCAGACGCTTGCCCGCAGGTATCCAGGTACGGGTTTAGGTTTAGCAATTACTGACTCGCTGGTACGCTTGATGAACGGCACGATTACTGTTACAAGCCGGTTAGGAGAGGGTTCTACTTTCCAAGTTGAGTTGCCTCGCAAAATATAA
- a CDS encoding response regulator produces MSEIRVVLIEDHDLTRIGIRTALQQREGIKVVGDAANAIEGLKLLKAHKPDIAIVDIGLPDMDGIELTQRFKESMVAGSDPQTKVLILTFQDSEQEVLAAFAAGADSYCMKDIRFEQLLEAIRSTYEGNSWIDPAIAGIVLRQARTTPSNGAEEVNANTTVSIHAADPEYSQLIEAYPLTERELEVLELIVQGFSNAAIAEKLYITVGTVKTHVRNILNKLSADDRTQAAVLALRSGLVG; encoded by the coding sequence ATGAGCGAAATTCGCGTTGTTCTGATTGAAGACCACGACCTGACTCGGATCGGTATCCGGACAGCTTTACAACAGCGTGAGGGTATTAAAGTCGTTGGAGATGCTGCCAATGCCATAGAAGGGCTAAAACTGCTGAAAGCGCATAAACCTGATATTGCAATTGTCGATATCGGCTTGCCAGATATGGACGGCATTGAGCTGACCCAGCGGTTTAAAGAGTCAATGGTAGCAGGGTCAGATCCCCAAACAAAGGTGCTGATCCTGACGTTTCAGGATAGCGAACAGGAAGTTCTGGCCGCTTTTGCTGCCGGTGCGGACTCCTACTGCATGAAGGATATCCGGTTTGAGCAGCTGCTCGAAGCCATCCGCTCAACCTATGAGGGTAACTCCTGGATCGATCCGGCGATTGCCGGCATCGTGCTGCGCCAAGCGCGAACCACGCCGTCGAATGGCGCTGAAGAGGTCAATGCCAATACCACCGTTTCGATTCACGCCGCCGATCCTGAATACAGCCAGCTGATAGAAGCTTATCCTTTGACTGAACGGGAGTTGGAAGTTTTGGAGCTGATCGTGCAGGGTTTCAGCAATGCCGCGATTGCCGAAAAGCTTTACATTACCGTCGGAACAGTTAAAACCCACGTCCGCAATATTTTGAACAAGCTGTCTGCCGATGATCGCACCCAAGCTGCCGTGTTGGCGCTGCGTTCTGGATTGGTGGGATAA
- a CDS encoding alpha-amylase family glycosyl hydrolase encodes MASPIEFNLFAPYNEGAALIGSFSNWEEIPMKKGEDGYFRTQVDLEDGVYQYKFRVQSKSWFFEADQWVEVVDPYATDIDNPTQNGVVRIKEGQRIIDTYVWQHDDKPLPADSELVIYEMHVGDFSGGEDDPYARGQYKHVIEKLDYLCELGINAIELMPVKEYPGDYSWGYNPRHFFATESSYGSTEDLKRLIDECHGRGIRVIMDGIYNHSEAESPLTQIDHDYWYHHSPRDPDNNWGPEFNYEHYDENLDLKPAWKFTGDTVRFWVQEYHIDGIRYDAARQIANYDFMHWIAKEAKQAAGPKPFYNIAEHIPETTTITNFDGPMDACWHDSFYHCVLEHICGDTFDLERLKDVIDCKRQGFMGATNVINYTTNHDHNHVLAELGERGILGEAAFKRRKLGGVITMTAVGVPLLWMGEEFGEYKYKTQEQAKIDWTLLGQDDNRGLFEVMKGLIHLRKSTHALYTENIEFFHEDADSKVLAYTRWNDEGSRVVVVANFSDNYLGGYTIPNFPENGTWHEWIGNYDVEAGDNSIMVDLPEYEAKVFVWH; translated from the coding sequence ATGGCAAGCCCCATTGAATTTAATTTATTTGCTCCTTATAACGAAGGAGCGGCCTTAATTGGGTCGTTTTCTAATTGGGAAGAGATCCCCATGAAAAAAGGCGAAGATGGTTATTTTCGCACCCAAGTTGACCTAGAAGATGGGGTTTATCAATATAAATTCCGCGTTCAATCTAAGTCATGGTTTTTTGAAGCGGATCAATGGGTAGAGGTCGTTGATCCTTACGCAACAGATATTGATAATCCCACCCAAAATGGCGTGGTGAGGATTAAAGAGGGTCAGCGAATCATTGATACTTACGTTTGGCAACACGATGACAAACCGTTGCCGGCAGACAGTGAATTAGTCATTTATGAAATGCACGTCGGGGATTTTTCCGGCGGGGAAGATGACCCTTATGCACGCGGGCAATATAAGCACGTTATTGAAAAATTAGATTACCTTTGTGAGCTGGGGATTAATGCGATTGAGCTGATGCCGGTGAAAGAATACCCGGGTGATTATAGCTGGGGTTATAACCCGCGACACTTCTTTGCAACCGAGTCCAGTTATGGCAGCACAGAAGATTTGAAACGCTTAATTGATGAGTGTCATGGGCGGGGTATTCGAGTGATTATGGACGGGATTTATAACCACTCAGAAGCCGAAAGTCCGCTGACACAAATAGACCACGATTACTGGTATCATCACTCGCCACGCGACCCCGATAATAACTGGGGACCAGAGTTTAATTACGAACATTATGACGAAAACTTAGATCTCAAGCCGGCTTGGAAATTTACGGGTGACACTGTTCGTTTTTGGGTTCAAGAATATCACATTGATGGCATTCGCTACGATGCCGCCAGACAAATTGCCAACTACGATTTCATGCACTGGATTGCTAAAGAAGCGAAGCAAGCTGCTGGGCCGAAGCCATTTTATAACATTGCCGAACACATTCCGGAAACGACTACCATCACGAACTTTGACGGGCCGATGGATGCCTGCTGGCACGACAGTTTCTATCACTGTGTTTTAGAACATATCTGCGGCGATACCTTTGATTTAGAGCGCCTCAAAGATGTGATTGATTGCAAACGTCAAGGCTTTATGGGAGCCACGAATGTTATCAATTACACAACCAACCACGACCACAATCATGTTTTAGCAGAATTAGGTGAGCGCGGCATTTTGGGTGAGGCGGCGTTTAAGCGGAGAAAGTTGGGCGGTGTGATTACAATGACCGCAGTTGGGGTTCCCTTGCTGTGGATGGGTGAAGAATTTGGGGAATACAAATACAAAACCCAAGAACAAGCCAAAATTGATTGGACGCTATTAGGACAAGACGACAATCGCGGTTTGTTTGAAGTTATGAAAGGCTTGATTCATCTGCGTAAAAGCACTCATGCTCTGTATACAGAAAATATTGAGTTTTTCCATGAAGATGCAGACTCAAAGGTGTTAGCCTACACGCGCTGGAACGATGAAGGTTCTCGTGTGGTTGTTGTGGCTAACTTTTCAGACAACTATCTCGGTGGTTACACGATTCCTAATTTCCCAGAAAACGGAACTTGGCACGAATGGATCGGCAATTATGACGTGGAAGCCGGCGATAACAGCATCATGGTTGACTTGCCAGAATACGAAGCGAAAGTCTTTGTCTGGCACTAA
- a CDS encoding cyanophycin synthetase, translating to MIQETLIDKYRVNARKSDAFDIFNLKYFIGPNPYLDRAALVFDFALTGHLHPLAIDDYVSIIGDRYPDIRDESYESYGHLFARTVSEVGKLDMGLHLDHWSLKPFAHFMRIGVQALHARTNRAVVYCVWDWFEAITQGDRFDLDTQIKTFQNLFRHSVYGGPTVYTLWRTANDKGIPTFYLWDEGLVQYGYGKKLIRGIATTFDCDSHIDSDFTTRKDDCKAFLQTLGFPVPNGDIVGSCDDAIATARKIGYPVAVKPVIGHKGIGVTADVRDKEELIFAYNRAVDATPEGQSADIIVEKSISGADFRLLCVNGRFVAATERRPASVIGDGKSTIAELIDRQNRTATRLDTPTSPLSKIKCDESMEMYLEEQRLSIDSVIDKDRTVFLRKVANLSAGGVSIDATRTVHPDNIILAQDIAQHFRLTCLGIDVIAKNLSTSWKDGNFGILEINSAPGIFMHLNPAIGESVDVPSSILETFFKTDADARIPIITFNRISVKELQEIIDHILLQHPDWIIGAVCREGVFINRSEKNLHKDYNTNIQNLVRHPRLDLLIAEYCENILETDGMFYQYSNMVVLDNPTETEMMLMHNASEDSTVIINESDNISIRRQGLIEQYRLGDGEPLVRVYLKELGTVL from the coding sequence ATGATTCAAGAGACTCTCATCGATAAATATCGCGTCAATGCCAGAAAGAGCGACGCCTTCGACATTTTCAACCTCAAATATTTCATCGGCCCGAATCCTTACTTAGATAGGGCGGCGCTAGTTTTCGACTTTGCCCTCACCGGCCATCTGCATCCCTTAGCCATCGATGATTACGTCTCGATCATTGGGGATCGCTACCCCGACATCCGCGATGAAAGTTATGAATCCTATGGCCATCTGTTTGCCCGAACCGTCTCAGAAGTTGGCAAACTAGACATGGGTTTACACCTTGATCACTGGAGTCTCAAACCTTTCGCACATTTTATGAGAATCGGGGTGCAAGCACTGCACGCACGTACCAATCGGGCCGTTGTTTACTGCGTTTGGGATTGGTTTGAAGCCATCACTCAAGGTGATCGTTTTGACTTAGACACTCAAATCAAAACCTTTCAAAATCTTTTCCGGCATTCCGTTTATGGCGGGCCAACAGTTTACACGCTTTGGCGAACCGCCAACGACAAAGGAATTCCCACATTTTATTTGTGGGATGAAGGACTTGTGCAATACGGCTATGGTAAAAAACTGATTCGGGGCATCGCCACCACCTTTGACTGCGACAGTCATATTGATTCAGATTTCACCACTCGCAAGGATGACTGTAAAGCATTTTTACAAACCTTGGGGTTCCCGGTTCCTAACGGCGATATCGTCGGTTCCTGTGACGATGCCATTGCAACAGCCAGAAAAATTGGCTACCCAGTTGCCGTAAAGCCGGTGATCGGGCATAAAGGCATCGGCGTGACGGCTGATGTGCGAGACAAAGAAGAACTGATCTTTGCCTATAACAGGGCGGTGGATGCCACCCCAGAGGGCCAATCGGCAGATATCATTGTTGAAAAAAGCATTTCTGGGGCAGATTTTCGCTTGCTGTGCGTCAACGGCAGATTTGTTGCCGCCACAGAACGCCGGCCCGCATCTGTGATTGGGGACGGAAAATCAACCATTGCCGAATTAATTGATCGGCAAAACCGGACGGCAACCCGTTTAGATACACCCACTTCGCCCTTAAGCAAAATTAAGTGCGACGAGTCGATGGAAATGTACTTGGAAGAACAGCGCTTGTCAATTGATAGCGTCATTGATAAAGATCGCACTGTGTTTCTTCGTAAAGTCGCCAACCTCTCTGCCGGCGGAGTCAGCATTGATGCCACACGCACCGTTCACCCAGACAACATCATCCTCGCGCAAGACATCGCACAGCACTTCCGTCTCACGTGTCTGGGGATTGATGTCATTGCCAAAAATCTCTCGACTTCTTGGAAAGATGGCAACTTTGGCATCCTCGAAATTAACTCAGCACCGGGCATCTTCATGCACCTGAATCCTGCGATTGGTGAAAGCGTTGATGTGCCTTCATCTATTTTGGAAACGTTCTTTAAAACCGACGCAGATGCGAGAATCCCAATTATCACCTTTAACCGGATTTCAGTTAAAGAACTCCAAGAAATCATTGACCATATTCTTTTGCAGCACCCCGACTGGATAATCGGCGCTGTCTGCCGTGAGGGCGTCTTTATCAATCGTTCAGAAAAGAACCTGCACAAAGATTACAACACCAACATTCAAAACCTCGTGCGTCATCCCAGACTTGACCTGCTGATTGCAGAATACTGCGAAAACATCCTGGAAACTGATGGAATGTTTTACCAGTACAGTAATATGGTGGTTCTAGATAATCCCACCGAAACCGAAATGATGCTTATGCACAACGCTTCGGAGGATTCTACGGTCATTATCAATGAGTCAGATAACATTTCTATCCGACGCCAAGGCTTGATCGAACAGTACCGGCTGGGAGATGGTGAACCCCTAGTGCGCGTTTACCTCAAAGAACTCGGGACAGTTTTGTGA